One Herpetosiphonaceae bacterium genomic region harbors:
- a CDS encoding phosphotransferase, with amino-acid sequence MEVVITMIGSHTTDGLRSDERHARGSAMPVFPASPAYYLPRPDRLYRQLIARRRSAALDRATIDTILAAYGWQSQDAAQAPAGAGRSDSVIVPTAGGTKMLKRYKATVDPAAIVHEHSILRHLARLDVPAPRVNVALNGATLIQQGAACYAVFDVLEGYFQYHQYCLLPAQKQRYITASGTALGTLHSTLKDFMPDGQHPHGFTSRSGERVREIGWFIETLDRCRREVPAAADADRLEQRLLSLDRQLSAAALPRLIIHGDYGPYNLFFKPNAPIVILDFELARLDWRLTDLATALPSFARSRLGFHVRHMRAFLDGYRTRCAIDHAELALLPLVWQFLTLRRVVVLWQRYGSTGAQTWFDQARRKENLARWIADHQTTLVRWL; translated from the coding sequence GTGGAAGTTGTTATAACGATGATCGGCTCGCACACAACCGACGGCCTTCGCTCCGATGAGCGGCACGCACGCGGCAGCGCGATGCCCGTGTTCCCGGCCAGCCCGGCCTACTACCTGCCACGCCCCGACCGGCTGTACCGGCAGCTGATTGCCCGGCGACGATCCGCAGCGCTGGATCGGGCGACGATCGACACGATCCTGGCGGCGTACGGCTGGCAATCTCAGGATGCGGCGCAGGCTCCGGCGGGCGCGGGGCGCAGCGACAGCGTGATCGTGCCCACGGCTGGCGGCACCAAAATGCTCAAGCGCTACAAGGCCACCGTCGATCCGGCGGCGATCGTCCATGAGCATTCGATCTTGCGGCACCTGGCGCGGCTCGACGTTCCGGCTCCGCGCGTCAACGTGGCGCTGAATGGCGCCACGCTGATTCAGCAGGGAGCAGCCTGCTATGCCGTGTTCGATGTGCTTGAGGGCTACTTTCAGTATCACCAGTATTGCCTGCTGCCTGCGCAAAAGCAGCGCTATATCACCGCATCGGGCACGGCGCTCGGCACGCTGCACAGCACGCTCAAGGACTTCATGCCCGACGGCCAGCATCCGCACGGCTTCACGTCGCGATCGGGCGAGCGCGTGCGTGAGATCGGCTGGTTTATCGAGACGCTCGACCGGTGTCGGCGCGAGGTTCCGGCTGCGGCTGATGCGGACCGGCTAGAGCAGCGCTTGCTCAGCCTCGACCGGCAACTGAGCGCGGCGGCACTGCCCCGGCTGATCATTCATGGCGATTACGGCCCCTACAACCTGTTCTTCAAGCCCAACGCGCCGATTGTGATTCTGGATTTCGAGCTGGCTCGTCTGGACTGGCGGCTGACCGATCTGGCGACCGCGCTGCCGTCGTTCGCGCGCAGCCGCCTGGGCTTTCATGTGCGGCATATGCGGGCGTTTCTCGACGGCTACCGCACGCGCTGCGCGATCGATCACGCGGAGCTGGCGCTGCTGCCGCTGGTCTGGCAATTCCTGACGCTCCGCCGCGTCGTCGTGCTGTGGCAGCGCTACGGCAGCACGGGCGCGCAGACATGGTTCGATCAGGCGCGGCGCAAGGAGAATCTGGCGCGCTGGATCGCCGATCATCAGACGACCCTTGTCCGCTGGCTTG
- a CDS encoding sulfotransferase → MTQDSRPDEAATTPFIFIVGVSRSGTSLMRVTLNTSDQIAICRETHFLGHLIPSEGARHKFRKFGDLADDNNVRRLVGYIYSDGFARGSKYRGISSQWRWILKHVDHDELLQRILASDRSERALFMTMLQLYAERKGRRIAGEKTPAHVRYVPTLLQWFPEGRVIHMLRDPRAIFVSELRRRSKAPVTTPYRQLKHLPQLFKLYILLQTTLVWFESVLRCRIYQQRYPRRYFVLRFEDLVRNPEGQIRRVCEFLGVDFQEAMLQQVVVSQGFEAGRAGFDAHAADRWRDYIAPWSNAWFRFWFRPYLKRFGYVNELAAVPRTGDR, encoded by the coding sequence ATGACTCAAGACAGTCGTCCAGACGAAGCAGCCACCACGCCGTTTATCTTCATCGTCGGGGTGAGCCGTAGCGGAACCAGCCTGATGCGCGTAACGCTCAACACCTCCGATCAGATCGCGATCTGCCGGGAGACGCATTTTCTTGGGCATCTGATCCCGTCGGAGGGCGCGCGGCACAAGTTTCGCAAATTCGGCGATCTAGCCGACGACAACAACGTTCGCAGGCTGGTCGGCTATATCTACTCCGACGGTTTTGCCCGGGGCTCAAAGTATCGGGGCATTAGCTCGCAGTGGCGCTGGATCTTGAAGCATGTCGACCACGACGAGTTGCTCCAGCGCATCCTGGCATCCGATCGCAGCGAGCGCGCGCTGTTCATGACGATGCTGCAACTCTACGCCGAGCGCAAGGGCAGGCGCATTGCCGGAGAGAAAACACCGGCCCATGTGCGCTATGTGCCGACGCTGCTGCAATGGTTTCCTGAGGGCCGCGTGATTCATATGCTGCGCGATCCGCGCGCGATCTTCGTCTCCGAGCTGCGCAGACGCAGCAAAGCGCCGGTGACAACGCCCTACAGGCAGTTGAAGCACCTGCCGCAGCTCTTCAAGCTCTACATCCTCTTGCAGACCACGCTGGTCTGGTTCGAGAGCGTCCTGCGCTGCCGGATCTACCAGCAGCGCTATCCCCGCCGCTACTTTGTGCTCAGGTTTGAAGATCTGGTGCGCAACCCGGAGGGGCAGATCAGGCGAGTCTGCGAGTTTCTCGGCGTCGATTTTCAGGAGGCTATGCTCCAGCAGGTGGTCGTCAGCCAGGGCTTCGAGGCGGGCCGGGCCGGGTTCGACGCCCACGCCGCCGATCGCTGGCGCGACTATATCGCGCCGTGGAGCAACGCCTGGTTTCGGTTCTGGTTTCGGCCCTATCTCAAGCGATTCGGCTACGTCAATGAGCTTGCGGCAGTTCCGCGCACAGGCGATCGGTAA
- a CDS encoding sulfotransferase produces the protein MQPMHAPTRDQRGSGETISQYARIARDYVTSYYRARSERASFQTIATYCMFIGHARSGHSIMGALLDAHPNVILPDEVDALRYVAAGFRREQIFHLLLERSRKQARKGRTKGGRNGKRYSYAVPGQWQGRFSTLKVIGDSKAGKSTQRFASNPALLHRLERCMAGIDVKLIHVIRNPYDNISTLMLRGGRTFENAITQYFQNCSALAAIRSGLDSAKLLTVRQEDLIVQPGNTLRALCAFLGIDAPEEYVQVCAGILYAAVPKSRYSVAWSDASIDLVRRKIEQFDFLAGYAYDDEDVNQACDEIAAAAVTPPGGC, from the coding sequence ATGCAACCGATGCACGCACCTACCAGGGACCAGCGCGGCTCCGGCGAAACTATCTCGCAATATGCGCGCATAGCCCGCGATTATGTCACATCGTACTATCGCGCGCGCAGCGAGCGAGCGTCATTCCAGACGATCGCCACCTACTGCATGTTCATCGGCCATGCGCGCAGCGGACACAGCATCATGGGCGCGCTCCTCGATGCACATCCCAACGTTATCCTGCCCGACGAGGTCGACGCGCTGCGCTATGTCGCGGCGGGCTTCCGTCGCGAGCAGATCTTCCACCTGCTGCTGGAACGGTCGCGGAAGCAGGCCAGGAAAGGCCGCACCAAGGGAGGCCGCAACGGTAAGCGCTACTCGTACGCGGTTCCCGGCCAGTGGCAGGGACGCTTCAGCACGCTCAAGGTGATCGGCGACAGCAAAGCGGGCAAGTCCACGCAGCGCTTCGCAAGCAATCCGGCGCTGCTGCATCGGCTGGAGCGCTGCATGGCGGGCATCGATGTCAAGCTGATCCATGTGATCCGCAACCCATACGACAACATCAGCACCCTGATGCTGCGGGGCGGTCGCACGTTCGAGAACGCGATAACGCAGTATTTCCAGAATTGCAGCGCGCTCGCCGCGATCAGGAGCGGCCTCGACAGCGCAAAGCTGCTGACGGTCCGGCAAGAAGACCTGATCGTCCAGCCCGGCAACACGCTGCGCGCCCTCTGCGCCTTCCTCGGCATCGACGCGCCGGAGGAGTACGTGCAGGTCTGCGCAGGCATCCTGTACGCGGCGGTGCCCAAAAGCCGCTACAGCGTCGCGTGGAGCGATGCGTCGATCGATCTGGTCAGGCGCAAGATCGAGCAGTTCGATTTCCTGGCGGGCTATGCCTATGACGACGAGGACGTAAACCAGGCATGCGACGAGATAGCGGCAGCGGCGGTCACACCACCCGGAGGATGCTGA